The genomic interval ACGACCGAGGAATAGATATTGTTCGGGGACCAATCCTGAGCTTCGCTAGCACAAGGACAATATTTAAGTAAGAATTATTGGCATAATTTCTCTCCCTGGAGATTTTGATCAGTGGGATGACAGAGTTTAGTTTTTTCAATCCTCCCCTTTGCCAGTCTGTAAAGGTTAAAAATGACTTTGTAAAAAGTAGGCATCAGAAAGAAAGTACAAGGACAGGAGTAGGAAAGAATGCAAGTATCAAAATATTATGTAagtctatatatatgtatcagCACATTCTTTGGGAAGcattaacttcatttttttagttAACTGAAGACTGATAACATCCTGAGACCGGATGAGGTGGTTTGAATTTAAACCAAAATGAATTGACATCAGGATGGATAACCGGGATGATggtaaacaaaggaaaagatgaaaagacaggCATGAGTGAAGGGTGAAGGTGATAGAAAAAAGCAAGGCCCCCGAGTAGCAGGATACCTTGCGTGCGCAGAACAAAGGTGCATTTGCCAGAGGAAACGATGCAGCAAACATGCCGAAGTCAGACCTTAGTTCCTTTAAGAGCGGAGAGTAATGGGCGTGTCCCGTGTGAGCACAGATGTCTGCTTCGCTCGGAGGTCAAGGAGGAAGGGACTGTCCCAGCAGGGCCTCGCGGCACTAATGTAGGTTGGGCCTGGAAGTTGAGATGAGGTCGAAGAGATATGCAGATGGTACCATTTGTTTTCCTAGGAAAGGCTTCAAACTAGTGATCCTGGATGAAGCTGACGCCATGACTCAAGACGCCCAGAATGCCTTGAGGAGAGGTAAGAAGAGCTCCCAGATGTAGTGTGTTGGCTCCTGAGTGCATTCGAAAGAGAATTAGGAACTTTGGATGTGAGGTAACAGCATGGATGGTTGACAGTTTTCATTTATCTTCCGGCCCAGAGAAATCGGTTGACCTTTTGCTGTCAATCTAGACCAAATCTCTAATGTTGGGGTTTCCCTCTTTCAGCAGCTTAAAGATAAGGGCCTCACCTGATGGGACTTTTAAGTCTGACCAGACACTGGTGTCCCATCCTCCTCTTCCACGGGGTTCAATTTGGGGCTGGGAATTTGTATTCTTAGGTGAGGGAGAGGATGGGGTAGGGAAAGCCCGTGGTTCCTAAGCGGCTGCTGGGTAGACCCTTCTGCTCTTGGTACCCGGAGACACACAGTAGCCGGGAGAATAATCCAGGAAATGGGGCAGCACTCAGAGCTGACATGGCGCCTCTGTTTGCCGAGGGAGTATCATGTGAGTTGTCTGTCTTCAGGGACCTGGTGCAGGGGATTTCTGTGAAAGGACATCGGTCACCTCTCGCATTAAGATTCAGAGGTGATGAGCTAGGAGAGCGGGGTGATCTGTCGGAGTTCTGGCGAGACGAGTGGAGTGCAGGCCGGGTTTAAGAGCGGGGGAGGACAGTTAGAGCATCTTCTGATCTTAAAAGCTTTGGCAGCCTTTCTTCAGCATTTGTTCTGCAGAAGGACTGTCTGGGCAGATCCCCGAGCAAGAGCGCGCCCGGTGTTCCCTCAGCTTTCTGAATTCGAGTTCTCCCTACGCCCAGCGCTCTGGGGCTTCCGAGGCTCCGAGACCGAGTCCCCTGGGAAGGCCGCGGACGGCCACCCCCTCCGCCGCTTCATCAACCTGCCGAGCGGGATTCTAGGCCAAAGGACAGGGGCCCCGCGTTTCGTAGCCTGATGCAACGGCGCAGCTCGAACGCCAGAGTCCAGAATCGGGGCGCGTTGCAAGGAACCGCTCCTAAGatggcggcgggcggcgcggacGCAGCTCCGCGAGGAGCCGGCCGCTGTGCCTTCCGGGCGCCCCGCGCCGCCCTCAGCGCCCGTTTCCTCTCCCCTGCCAGTGATCGAGAAGTTCACCGAGAACACCCGGTTCTGCCTCATCTGTAACTATCTGTCAAAGATCATCCCGGCCTTGCAGTCCCGGTGTACGAGGTTCCGATTCGGCCCCCTGACCCCCGAGCTCATGGTTCCCCGCCTGGAGCACGTCGTAGGAGAGGAGAAGTACGTGTGAGGAGAAGCCGTGGGGAGAAGCAAGCGCGGCCGGGCCGGAGCGGAAGGCGCTGCGTGCTGCGTgcggtgggcggggagggggacccCGGGAGGCCGCCGGGTCGGTGGGCAGccccctcgccgccgccgccgccctctgGCATCTCCTGGGCAGCCTTCATAAGGGCCCTGGGCTCCTCTCCTGATCCATCCTCCCCCTGGAAGCTGTCCCGATTTCCTCCTACTCTTCTTTTGTCACTGGAGACTGCAGGCTGCCAGCGCCCCTTCTGCCGACGCCTCCAGCCTTTTCGGGCCAGAAGGGAAGGTGCTGAGACGTTACCTTCTGTGTACTCAGCTGCCTCGCCAGTGGCGCCCGAGCTGCCGCTTTCTGAAAGGGGGCGCTCTGGCTCCGTGACCGGGGCCTCGCCGGGCCGGGCCTCGCAGAACAGCATGCAAAGCCGCTTGCTCACCTGGTCCTCAGTGCCTGGTCCTGGGTGAGGGCCTTTCCCAACCTGCAGTGGCCATGACTGCCAGCGTGCAGCCCACAGCCCTAAAAGCCAAAGTGAATTCTGGATCCGGCCCCGGCGGTAGATCCGGAGAGTCCTGTGAACTCCATCCGTCCCCTCTCGTTTGTTACTGGAAGCCTTCGTTGTTCTGGGGGGCATCTCGTTCCCTGGGTGAGTGCTGGTGCTCTCGGGGCCTCTGAATTCCTCCTGCCTCTTTCAGAGTGGACCTAAGTGAGGACGGGATGAAAGCGCTCGTGACCCTTTCCAGCGGAGATATGCGGAGGGCTCTGAACATTTTGCAGGTACAGTACTACTCGTAGCAGATCTCAAGCTGCTGCTTTGGAAGAGTTCTAGGTAGGCAGCAGCACAGCCAACCTACAAATTCAGAAATCTAGAGAGCGGTAAGTTCTCAATTTCATCATGTACCAacaatccccccccccacctttgggttttaaataattgaaagaatAACGTGCTGCCAGTGAGGGAAAGCTAGGGCAGGACTCTGGCTGGCACACAGCAGCGGCATCTTCTCATGCTTCCAGCTGAGGCCAAGTCTTACCAGGTAAACTGTGCAGCGTTCGAGCTGACCTGTGCCCAGTCACTTTACTGCGCATGTGCAGTGCTGCTCAGCTTCCTCCTGATCCGCCTGCACCGTGGTGGCTGCCGTGACAGCCACGATACTCCCTCTTTGCACAGAGCACCAATATGGCCTTCGGGAAGGTGACAGAGGAAACGGTCTACACCTGTACCGGGCACCCCCTCAAGTCAGACATTGCTAACATTCTGGACTGGATGTTGAATCAAGACTTCACCACAGCCTACAGGAGTATCCTTCCTTGTGTCCTGCTGACAGTAGGTGCTGTATCTCAGGCCCAAGTGTGACCTGGGAGCCCAGGGTGCAGCCAGTGCCTGCACCCTGCTGGCCAAACACGGCTGCTCCAGAGGCTGGTCGGCTTGCTGTGGATGAACGGTGTCTGTGGGTGAAGTGGGTCCTGTCTTTAATGCCCTGAAGTTCTTCCTGAAGGAGTGTGACATAGGTCTGTCTTGAAGCCACCTTCCTCACAGAGGAGAGCAGCAGTCAGATCTTGGGGTGGCAGGTGTTACTCTTGTTTTGCTGTGAAATTAAAAGCCAGGGGCAGTGATAGGAAGCCTTCAGGGGAATGGGTGGGCTCTGTTCTCTactaggcagagacacagttctGCCAGAAAGCCCTTGTGGAAAATGGGAAACATGGAAAAGGTAACAAGTGGAGTCCACTTCATGCAACTTCAGATTGAGAGAAACCACTCTGTTGGTTGGGGCTAAAAGCCCTCCTTCCCACTCACCGGAATCTGGGTTCAGAATTCCATGTTGTGTGTTTGTTCTGGAACCTGTGCCCTCTGCCTTAACTGTTCCTCTAGATATAATGGAGTTGAAAACGCTGAAGGGCTTGGCGCTCCATGATATCCTGACAGAGATACACTTGTTTGTGCACAGAGGTAACTCTCTTTCTTCCCTAGTTGAGATGGGAGAGGAGGCGAGTGGAGttaagggtgggagggagggaacatGAGGCTTCGCTTTTGAAGCAAAGAGATGAGAATGAAGTATAAACCCTGGCCCTGCAGTCaattttctttagtatttaaaactgttccgggatccctgggtggcgcagcggtttggcgcctgcctttggcccagggcgcgatcctggagacccgggatcgaatcccacatcgggctcccggtgcatggagcctgcttctccctctgcctgtgtctctgcacctctctctctctctctgtgactatcataaataaataaaaaattaaaaataaataaataaataaataaataaataaataaaactgttccaAAACTACTCTTAACCTCTAAAGCTCCTGGGGGAAGAAGCTCCAGAGGGCTGACTTTATTTCCTCCAAGGGTTTAAATTTTACAGCAGTAAATAGTACATTTCATTCACATTTCTAAAGGTATTTTCCctcaaaaggagagaaagagaaggaactaTCTTCAATGTAAACCAGAGCAGTCTTAACTAAACCATCTTAAGTTGCACACTTGGCCGTATCTACCATACAGAGAACTGGTTCTCCACCTTGGCAGCACATAGTAGTCATCCCAGACCAAGTCACTTGGCCTTTTGGGGGGAACCAAGCAAGCATCAGGATTTCCTCAGGCTCTCCGGGTGGTCTGTTCCGAGGCCTCTTCCATCAGGCTCTTTCCTCCGCCACAGCCAACTGCCGACAGGTCCATGGCTTGTTCTGCCAGTGCCTCCGTGGGCCTCCCCAGGGCCAAGCAGCAGGTTGATCGCTGCCCAAGAACATGGTCGGCTCAAGCCCAGCTCTGCACTTTGATTGTGGAAAATGAATACTTACAGATCgatggatttgtttttaaaacctaCCCTGCTGCTAAAGCAGCGTGGTTGACTCTTCCCTGTGCTCTTGTGATTGCTTTGGAACCTGTTCACCAAATAGGTAAAAACTGAAAACTCCTGCAGCGATCACTTCCTTAGAGGTATGGCACCTAGTGACCTCAGGCCTctagacaagtttttttttttttttaatttttttaaaatttatttatgatagtcacagagagagagagaagcaggcttcatgcaccgggagcccgacgtgggattcaatcccaggtctccaggatcgcgccctgggccaaaggcaggcgccaaaccgctgtgccacccagggatccccctctagaCAAGTTTAGTGTCTCCTGCTGTTTAAGTTCATAAttgtgtgtttggttttgttttagtagTAGGGGATGGCAGACCCTTGTtcactcagttttgtttttccctagTTGACTTTCCATCTTCGGTTCGAGTACATTTACTGACCAAAATGGCAGACATAGAGTGAGTAAACCccaattttgattcttttcccttttttaccctgttgtgttttttgttttttttttttttttctgcctggttGGTTCCAACTTGCTTGTCTACATCAATCCCCTGTGGTACAATCTAGTTTTTGGTGGGATCACTGAAAGAAACAGGAACGGTAGGATTTGCTTAAAGAACATGAATAAATACAAGGACAGGTTCAGCTCAGTTACATATTGTAGATAAAGGCCTCTCCTTACACCTCAAAGGCTTAGAGTCCACGTTGGTTCTAGAAGAGCCACTTGTGGGAGGCCCGCAGCTGTTACAACATCTCGGTTATTCAGGGACAACCAGCCATCCAGCTGTTATGAAAGCATTTTGGCATAGCAAACCATACTGGGGGGAGAGTAAACATAAATTCTGTTTTCCACTTTGCCTGGTTCCATAAATGCAGGTATTTGCCCCAGTGAAGCTGGCAGCTAGTATTTAGGTGGAGAGGAGCACTGGGTTTGAAACAGACACCAACAGAGAATCAACTCTAATTTGCTGTCATTGGCCTTCACATGCACACATTAGGTCACCACTTCTATGTAATGAGTGTCATGATTTTGCCTCCACTGACTAGGCACTTGAAAGGTGGCaagatggggatgcctgggtggctcagtggttgagtatctgccttcagctcaagggcgtgatcccaggatcctgggatcgagtcccatatcaggcttcctgaagggagcctgctcctccctctatctatctgtgtctctcatgaattaatttaaaaatatataagtttttaaaacttataaaaaagaGGAACAATTTCTCTGAATGCATTTTGTGAGTGAAGTAAATCCTGATCATGTAAATTCTGTGTATGTCTATAGAGCCAGCATGAAGTTTAGTTCAGAACACTGTCATTGATAACtatcaatttttaatttccccttaccattttttaaaagattttatttattcatgagagagagagagagagagagagagagagagagaggcagaaacacaggcagagagagaagcaggctccatcctaggtcacgccctgggctgaaggctgtgctaaactgcttgagccacccaggctgccctccccttACCAGTTTGAATCGAAtgtataaatgagaagaaaacgTTAGGGCACATACTGAAGATGACTGTCTGGGATGAAGCTTTATTACCTGCTTTTCTCTAGCAAACTGTTCCACCTTCAAACTCTATCATTCTGTTGTCAAAAGGTAGCTGTCCATAATATTCCATATTCTTACCTTTCGTTTGCTTTCTCTTAGGTACAGACTTTCTGTTGGCACCAATGAGAAGATTCAGCTGAGCTCTCTCATTGCCGCTTTCCAGGTCACCAGGGACCTGATTGTTACAGAGGCCTAGAGGCTGAAGCCCGTTCACTGCGGTTCGCAGGCCCCGCGGTGACTGAAGAacaggaaactgagtcacaggatGATATGCTGCCCAGGCTGGATAGTGAAGCCAGTCGCCCCGAATTGTGGAAACCTCTGTCCCTGACACCGGCGGGCAAAGGTTGAAAAAGTACCGTGTCTGTGGCTATTTGGAGCAGGTACAAAACCATTGGAACAGACAGCTGTCTTACTGTGCTGCCTGTTTGTGTTTTTTACAGGGAAAAAGAAAGTGCAAAAAGTTGTgtgtgggttttgttgttgttgttgttaagccTTAAGGCTTTTAACCATTCAGTTGGTTGGGTGGCAGGAAATTGCCCTCCCTTATTTTGGTCTAGAACTTAAAAGGCTTCCAAACCCCCCCATGGTGCCATTGCCTCCTAACTCCAGGTAAACAAAGCATCTCCACAATTCAGGGTATAAACCTTAATCTGCGTCTAAACCTCAATCTGCGTCAGTCTGTCTGTTCTAAATAGGTATTAATAGATTTCTGGCCCAAACTATTGTACTCTTATAAATGTGCTCAGTTCTCTTACTTTAAAAACGTCTTTTAATTTCTCCAGTGCTAGCAGGTTCCTAATTGTGGTGTGGACAGTGTGTCACTGTATGGCTGTGGGGGCAAGGCTGTATAGTACTCCCTTGTTAACGTATGGAGAGCTGATGGGCTCGGGCCAGACTCTAAACCTCCAAGTGCTGAAAGGGTAGGCCCAGTGTCCAGTGTAGCAGTTTATTTTATAGCAAACAGACTGCCTTTATGATAGTGTtcttctcaataaaaataaagaagctggCATGTTGGCTGTCTTACAAGTGACTCTTTTCTTCACCAGTTATAAAGACACGGACTTTATTAAACTTGCGTTTATGTGAAAAGGCCTCCCCCATCTGATATCATAGAATCAGCTTACTCAGGAGGCTGTTCTTTATAAAGGTGGTAGGTTCTTATACTATCAAAAGGGAGAGGTTGGTTATTTCCATCATCCACATACAACTCACTCCCCAAAGATACCAAAGTTTGAAGCCCCTGGCCAAGTGGGACCTCTGGGGAGCCACCCAGAACCTCTCAGACTACACTGATATTTCAAGATAACCACAAAATTAAGAATTTGCCCAAGCCGTTCCCCACTGTCCTGTTGTACTCACTTGttttaaaaggtgatttttttttcttagtggaaaaaatgaaacagtgaGCCAAGAGCTTTTTAACTTTTCCTTCAATGAAAGCCTCTCATcttgaaaagaaatgtttttcttcagcAACAAAGGTGGTAGAGGAGACTCTTGTACTTTTGCAACAAGTTTTATAATGTTAACACTGGCCTTCATAAAGCACCTAGTAAGAAAGCCAAAGGATAAGatgttgcatttcttttaaaataatttaaaatatattaaattttccaAAGGCAGATTTCATTTGAATGAGGTGTCTTGATCGATAACTACACACCACTGAAGGAGAACAGTACTTTCAAGGAGCTATTTTTGTTAAGGGGTAGAGTTGAAACTGGCTGATTAGTCTGCTGAGGTGAAGCAGCAAGTCAGACCGTACGTGAAAATCAGCCAAAGGGGTGACAACAATTCTCTACACAATGAAGAAGAGACATCTTCACAACTGTTCGACTTAAGAACTATGGTTTTTAGATACCACGGAGGAAAACACAGTTGTACCTTAACATCTGttgagaaaatacaaataaatatgctACAAATGGCAAACCACTGACAACTCAGTAGCCATTTGAACAGTCATGCAGTTTAGGAACACATCCTTGTGTAATCGGACATACACATTTGTCATCTCCTGCACATGCACACcactgtttataaaaaaaaaaaaaaaaagccatttataGTGTATCAGTCAGGAGTACGGCCTCTGAGTCACCTGTAATTTAGTTAATACCTCACAGCAGACGGCTCCACGAAAACTTGGTCCTGCTGGTCAGAGGGAGCTGGAGGAAGGAAAGCACTTGCCAACATCAAAGCCACTCTGACACAGCAGGAGAGAACTTTAAACAATGTCACCACTGCACCTAGATGTGATAGTGACATGTATGAGGCAGAAGCCATACTTTGCCAGTACTTGCCAGTCAAGGGAATAATCTGCCACTACAGAGAGGCTCTCAAGGCCTTGTTACTCTGCTTATCAAATCAACAGGAGTAACTGCGCTCTGAATCAAAATGACCTGGAAAAGCGTTGGATACTGCCGTCTCTAAGTGGGCTGAGGATTTCAGGTGAGGCTCTGCTGCCATGGAAGAGGAATCCTCTCCGTGGCTGAGTCCCACAGGTCACGGAGAGAAACGGATGACTAGTCCACCAAAATCTGCTTTTGCTACACTCTGTTCACTATCTCAAAGAGAAATTCTATTTCAATCCAAGACCAGACGTTTGGCCCATCGTTCCAGCTACTCCTCTGCCAGGAAGGCTTATCTTGCTACAAGAAAACAAGACTATGGCGCGTGGCTTAAAAAGTCCTGTATGTGAGgaactctttcattttcttggggaTCGGCAGTGCTAGCACTTGGTAGGTGGTCAGGAAACTTCGAAGGGCTTTTCGGCATAAGTGCTTCAGTGAGGACAGGACCCGAGGAGCTGTCCAGAACTGGACGTGGCCATCCCTTGTCCTGAAACCAAAGAGAAACCAGCGCTTTAAGACAGACCTTAGAAATCCATGTTTTCACTGTGATGGATATTACTGTTTCTACTCTGACTTGCATTAGCAGGAGACACCCAGGGAGTGCAATGCAGCCCTTAAATGCAACCCTGATGGTTGAAATCAACGTTAAGGCTGTAATGCTGAATAATTAAGGCCACTGAGAGGATCGTAAGAACTCGAGACACCTTTGTTACCAAAGTGCTATCTGTGAGCAACGGCCCCTTCTCAATCACATTGTGAGTTCCAATGTATCAGAGGGAAGAGTGCTGCCTCCTGAATTATAGATGCTCCCTATAAGGTGGTCTCTGCCCTAAATGGTTTTCCAGCGATTCTGCATCATCTCAACTTACGCCTCCTTGTGGACTTGGCCCATTAAGTGGCACGAATCATAGTTTTTTAGTTACATTTAGATTAAATACTAAGAGTAAATGATAGCCTATAATGGCAGAAAAGAATATTAGAATTTTGTGTCATCTTGGATTTCCTTAAAGCCTTCATCATAGGCAAGAACATTctagattctttctttccttaaaaagcTACATGGTACACTCAGCAGAAACTGTTCTCCATCTGTTCAGCTATCAGACACATACATACCCTGTGGCAATAACTCCACCATGTGGAAAAAATGTGCAGCAAAGACCATTGGTCATAGGAGCAAATGCAATTGGAGTTTTCAGTTCCAGGGCCCAGATCCTGAGGAGTCTGgacaagaaatagagaaaagaaatgctcACACATTAGTAGACCTGGGGCCAGACCCGGAGGGTGATGCTACAGTGACTTGCAGAGATTTGCTCTGAGGCCACACACAGAATTTCTCTTCATTACCTGTCATCTGCCACTGTGGCGAGGTACAAGCCTTCAGGAGAGAAGCACACAGATCTCAGGGAGCTAATGTGGACGTCGCTGTCATCCATGGGGGGGTCAAGTTGCGTGTGGCTGAGGAGAAAGAAACAGGACAGTAGGCCTGGGGTGACAGCCACTTTCCACCCTTCACCTTCATTCCTGGGCAGGTGGCCCAAATGCTGTGGCTATATGATAGGCTCAAAGACCTAGTCTTACCCCATATGGAAAACCTTGGGAAAAGCAGACTGGAAAAAGAAGCGTATTTCCTAAGTGTCTCATGGAAGGGGCTAAAGAGTTAGTCACACTCCCTGTACTAATTTCCTTACGCAAAGTAGGTCAGCCCTCACTTTAATGCCACAGTACAAACTGAAAGTCTTTTTTCAGCTAAGATACATGATAATTATAGGACTACCTATTATTTGCTTCAGAAAacaacagagaggaaaaagaccCAAGTTTGAGAGAACATGAAAATTCATTTTGGAAATACCAGTTTCAGTAAGAGGATCATTCTGAACTTGCTACTACAGTTATTagtaaatggaaagaaacagTCATTTTGAGGTTTCATTATCACTGAATCCAGAGAAGTACACAGAGCCTCCTATACTGGTAGCCTCGAAGGCACTTGGGTCTGATTTGAGAACATAAGTGACAATGGAGTGCCACTGCATGCCACTGTCTCAGAAGCAGCACTGAATGCACAGTGCTTCTTACCCAGGctgtccccttccctgccccgGACTCTACGAGGGCCGTGCCTAACCCAAGGCAGCTTTCTCATCAGTCACCCCGACCCCCTGCCCACGAAAGTCATCAGCAGGGATTCCATCCTTACTGGAGTAACCTCAGCCTCTCGCCAGTATAGGGGTCCCACATGATCACATTGGTATCATAAGAAGCGGTGACAAGCAAGGCGGAGTCAGGGGAGAAGTCACAAGACACAACACTGCTTTGGTGGCCCTCTAGCTTCCGGATTAATGTGTAGGATCGCATGCTCCATAGAAACACCTGTGGAAAGGAATAGGTGCCTGGTTAAGGGTGGCaataaagtgcttagaatgtGAACAGTGAGTGAAATGACATAGCAATGCCTACGTCAAACCCCACGGCCAGGTGAAGCCAAGCTCTCCACTTTTGTATAGCTCTCCCAGAATGCATCACAGCGGTTAAGGTAAAGGAATAGGTCTGAATTCTTGAGACACCCAACCAGTACACATGTTCAAGGGGCCTGCTCTGAGGGAGAATAAACCCAGCCAACCTTGGGAAGACCACCTGCCAAAATGTACCATTAGATTTCTGAGTTTTGCTTCTGAGCCCTGTTTGCAAAATCACAGTGTGTTCTGATGAAGACTCAAGCCAAGAACTATCTTGTCTTTTCAGTTAAAACCAAAAACAGGGGTCAGGTGAGCTCCAGGGCTCCCAACAAAGCAGTGGCACCTTGCCAGTACATTTTACACCATGTGTTTACAGAATGTTGGGAATCTGCCCTACAACTGTACATATGATCTGATGGGGTTCATCACTTGAAAGGTCTTTGAGAATCATTAAAAATGAgatcttattttcttccctttaaacTCGATTCCACATCATTCCAAACCCTAAATAAATGATTAACCACCTGGCCTGTACCACATAGTGAACTCAACTTTTCCCGAGGTAGTCACAGCAAACAGTTCAATACAGATGTAAAATTTACAAACTGTTTCCAAATTGTTCTTGAGTTTCTAATACTTTCTTAAATAACAGACGTCAGAACACCGTTCAACTAAGTAACCATCCATTTTGATTTGAAATGGAAATCCAAATTACACAGATTCTAATTAAATTGTTCAGAGGGAAATCTGAACAGAGAAATGGGTTACAACTTCTAGAATCTGAGactccaaaaatttttttaaaaagctgagactccaaggggaaaagaaatttaaaaagcacagttttattattttgtaaaggCAAACAAACAGCCCATCTCCAGTGATGAGAGTAATCCATCTACTTAAACACCTCCTCTCTTTTGGTTTATgtcaaaatgcaaatcaaaagagagcaggaggaggtgcTGGCCCATAAGCATGCCTTCTGTTAGAGCTGGTTTGCAGATGGATTTTGAGGCACTGGGCTTATTTGCCCTCTCACACATAAGGCCCGTTCAGACCTCCAGGTCTTGCTAGACTCTGGCAACAGAGGAAATGGCACCCAATGTCCGAGCCTTACCGACTTCTCTCCAGCTGCAGAGCACAGCATGCTGCAGTCGGGGGAGATGGAGCAGCAGTAAACCCACTGCAGGTGGCCCGATAACACCTGAATCTGTTTACCTGGCACAGAAAAGGAGCAAACGGTGAACCAATTCCCATAACCATACAGCTAGGGGACAGGACTGGTAGTAATGGCCCACCTACCCAATATATTCACCTGGTTCTCTATCAACTGAGCCCAAAGGCCCACTTTCTTTAatgcagagaaagaaatacacCATGATTTGTCATTTAAACACCTGATATCtattaatacaatattttaatcCCCAAGGAAATCATTACCTCCCGTTTCACCAAAATCCACAAGATCAGTAGGATAAAGGCTGTACATAGATCAGATCCAACCCCTTTGATAGTAGAAAACATTCTTTTCAGACTACccaccgcccacccccacccGACTACCTCTAGTACTTTGAAGCATCCTTTCAAATGTTAAGAATGTTCTATCTTCACTTCTGTAGTTTACACTCTAATGGTCTCGCCCTCTCCCAAGGgtcccactgctctctctctcaccctcaccAGAGTGTCTGGATAGTGACGGTGCAGAATAACGAGGGCCATGTGCTCTGCAGTCAGGAGAACTTGTGTTTGAACCCTGACTCCACTGATTACTCAGCACATACCCCAGGCCCACTCACATAATTGCTCCAGTTCTGAgttttgggaaaaaattaaatgccCATCCATAAGCATAAGAGACCATGTGGATATATGGAATACATCTACCCCATTAATTCAGATGGCACTAAGGATCTAGATTTTCCGTTTTATGGGGAAAATGTGAGGAACCCATTTTTGTGGAACAATATCCCAAAGCCCACAAATATAAGTGTCTTAAGTGTCTAAGAAGGATCATGCAAGTATAGAGGGAAATACAAAAGGTTCTTAGCATGGGTCATGATTACAGGGTGATTACAGGGAAGGCAGTGGTGGGGTGGACAAAATAGGGAAAGACATGGAGAGgatgaaaaccaaaacaaaaaagggaaaaaactttTATGAACATAATAGTTATGCATATGCctttaagagtgtgtgtgtgtgtgtgtgtgtgtgtgtgtgtgtgtatgggtgtatATAGTGTTATTACTAATAAGTCATGGTTTCTTCAGCCATCAAATAAGAATAGTAGTACCAacacccacccccaacccccggggTGGTTGTGAATGCTGAACAAATTTGGGCAGGGCTCCATACCTACAAACACTACttagccccctcccctcctgagAAAGTCCTAGTGCG from Canis aureus isolate CA01 chromosome 27, VMU_Caureus_v.1.0, whole genome shotgun sequence carries:
- the WSB2 gene encoding WD repeat and SOCS box-containing protein 2 isoform X3: MEAGEEPLLLAELKPGRPHQFDWKSSCETWSVAFSPDGSWFAWSQGHCIVKLIPWPLEEQFIPKGFEAKSRSSKNDTKGRGSPKEKTLDCGQIVWGLAFSPWPSPPSRKLWARHHPQVPDISCLILATGLNDGQIKIWEVQTGLLLLNLSGHQDVVRDLSFTPSGSLILVSASRDKTLRIWDLNKHGKQIQVLSGHLQWVYCCSISPDCSMLCSAAGEKSVFLWSMRSYTLIRKLEGHQSSVVSCDFSPDSALLVTASYDTNVIMWDPYTGERLRLLHHTQLDPPMDDSDVHISSLRSVCFSPEGLYLATVADDRLLRIWALELKTPIAFAPMTNGLCCTFFPHGGVIATGTRDGHVQFWTAPRVLSSLKHLCRKALRSFLTTYQVLALPIPKKMKEFLTYRTF
- the WSB2 gene encoding WD repeat and SOCS box-containing protein 2 isoform X1, with the protein product MAGAAHFRLDEEEDAEEPLLLAELKPGRPHQFDWKSSCETWSVAFSPDGSWFAWSQGHCIVKLIPWPLEEQFIPKGFEAKSRSSKNDTKGRGSPKEKTLDCGQIVWGLAFSPWPSPPSRKLWARHHPQVPDISCLILATGLNDGQIKIWEVQTGLLLLNLSGHQDVVRDLSFTPSGSLILVSASRDKTLRIWDLNKHGKQIQVLSGHLQWVYCCSISPDCSMLCSAAGEKSVFLWSMRSYTLIRKLEGHQSSVVSCDFSPDSALLVTASYDTNVIMWDPYTGERLRLLHHTQLDPPMDDSDVHISSLRSVCFSPEGLYLATVADDRLLRIWALELKTPIAFAPMTNGLCCTFFPHGGVIATGTRDGHVQFWTAPRVLSSLKHLCRKALRSFLTTYQVLALPIPKKMKEFLTYRTF
- the WSB2 gene encoding WD repeat and SOCS box-containing protein 2 isoform X2 → MKRRCQSWKGMPEEPLLLAELKPGRPHQFDWKSSCETWSVAFSPDGSWFAWSQGHCIVKLIPWPLEEQFIPKGFEAKSRSSKNDTKGRGSPKEKTLDCGQIVWGLAFSPWPSPPSRKLWARHHPQVPDISCLILATGLNDGQIKIWEVQTGLLLLNLSGHQDVVRDLSFTPSGSLILVSASRDKTLRIWDLNKHGKQIQVLSGHLQWVYCCSISPDCSMLCSAAGEKSVFLWSMRSYTLIRKLEGHQSSVVSCDFSPDSALLVTASYDTNVIMWDPYTGERLRLLHHTQLDPPMDDSDVHISSLRSVCFSPEGLYLATVADDRLLRIWALELKTPIAFAPMTNGLCCTFFPHGGVIATGTRDGHVQFWTAPRVLSSLKHLCRKALRSFLTTYQVLALPIPKKMKEFLTYRTF